The following are encoded together in the Rhinopithecus roxellana isolate Shanxi Qingling chromosome 5, ASM756505v1, whole genome shotgun sequence genome:
- the MAN2A2 gene encoding alpha-mannosidase 2x isoform X3, whose translation MKLRKQVTVCGAAIFCVAVFSLYLMLDRVQHDPTRHQNGGNFPRSQISVLQNRIEQLEQLLEENHEIISHIKDSVLELTANAEGPPAMLPYYTVNGSWVVPPEPRPSFFSVSPQDCQFALGGRGQKPELQMLTVSEELPFDNVDGGVWRQGFDISYDPHDWDAEDLQVFVVPHSHNDPGWIKTFDKYYTEQTQHILNSMVSKLQEDPRRRFLWAEVSFFAKWWDNISAQKRAAVRRLVGNGQLEIATGGWVMPDEANSHYFALIDQLIEGHQWLERNLGATPRSGWAVDPFGYSSTMPYLLRRANLTSMLIQRVHYAIKKHFAATHSLEFMWRQTWDSDSSTDIFCHMMPFYSYDVPHTCGPDPKICCQFDFKRLPGGRINCPWKVPPRAITEANVAERAALLLDQYRKKSRLFRSNVLLVPLGDDFRYDKPQEWDAQFFNYQRLFDFFNSRPNLHVQAQFGTLSDYFDALYKRTGVEPGARPPGFPVLSGDFFSYADREDHYWTGYYTSRPFYKSLDRVLEAHLRGAEVLYSLAAAHARHSGLAGRYPLSDFTLLTEARRTLGLFQHHDAIAGTAKEAVVVDYGVRLLRSLVNLKQVIIHAAHYLVLGDKETYHFDPEAPFLQVDDTRLSHDALPERTVIQLDSSPRFVVLFNPLEQERFSMVSLLVNSPRVRVLSEEGQPLAVQISAHWSSATEVVPDVYQVSVPVRLPALGLGVLQLQLGLDGHRTLPSSVRVYLHGRQLSVSRHEAFPLRVIDSGSSDFALSNRYMQVWFSGLTGLLKSIRRVDEEQEQQVDMEFLVYGTRTSKDKSGAYLFLPDGEAKPYVPKEPPVLHVTEGPFFSEVVAYYEHVHQVVRLYNLPGVEGLSLDISSLVDIRDYVNKELALRIHTDIDSQGIFFTDLNGFQVQPRRYLKKLPLQANFYPMPVMAYIQDAHKRLTLHTAQALGVSSLKDGQLEVILDRRLMQDDNRGLGQGLKDNKRTCNRFRLLLERRTVGSEVQDSHSTSYPSLLSHLTSMYLNTEALALPVARTQLPGPGLRSFHPLASSLPCDFHLLNLRTLQAEEDTLPSAEMALILHRKGFDCGLEAKNLGFNCTTSQGKVALGSLFHGLDVVFLQPTSLTLLYPLASPSNSTDVYLEPMEIATFRLRLG comes from the exons ATGAAGCTGAGAAAGCAGGTGACGGTGTGTGGAGCTGCTATCTTCTGTGTGGCAGTCTTCTCGCTCTACCTCATGCTAGACCGAGTGCAGCATGATCCCACTCGACACCAGAATGGTGGGAACTTCCCCCGG AGCCAAATTTCTGTGCTGCAGAACCGCATTGAGCAGCTGGAGCAGCTTTTGGAGGAGAACCATGAAATTATCAGCCATATCAAGGACTCCGTGCTGGAGCTGACAGCCAATGCAGAGGGCCCGCCTGCCATGCTGCCCTACTACACGGTCAATGGCTCCTGGGTGGTGCCACCGGAGCCCCGGCCCAGCTTCTTCTCTGTCTCCCCCCAGGACTGCCAGTTTGCTTTAGGGGGCCGGGGCCAGAAGCCAGAGCTGCAG ATGCTCACTGTGTCGGAGGAGTTGCCGTTTGACAATGTGGATGGTGGCGTGTGGAGGCAAGGTTTTGACATCTCCTATGACCCGCACGACTGGGATGCTGAAGACCTGCAGGTGTTTGTGGTGCCCCACTCTCACAATGACCCAG GCTGGATCAAGACCTTTGACAAGTACTACACAGAGCAGACCCAACACATCCTCAATAGCATGGTGTCTAAGCTGCAGGAGGACCCCCGGCGGCGCTTCCTCTGGGCAGAGGTCTCCTTCTTCGCCAAGTGGTGGGACAACATCAGTGCCCAAAAGAGAGCGGCAGTCCGAAG GCTGGTGGGAAACGGGCAGCTGGAGATTGCGACAGGAGGCTGGGTGATGCCAGATGAGGCCAACTCCCACTACTTTGCATTGATTGACCAGCTCATTGAAGGACACCAGTGGCTGGAGAGAAATCTTG GTGCAACCCCCCGCTCTGGCTGGGCAGTGGACCCCTTTGGATACAGCTCCACCATGCCTTACCTGCTGCGCCGTGCCAACCTCACCAGCATGCTGATTCAGAGAGTGCACTATGCCATCAAGAAGCACTTTGCTGCCACCCACAGCCTAGAGTTCATGTGGAGGCAGACATGGG ACTCGGACTCCAGCACAGACATCTTCTGTCACATGATGCCCTTCTACAGCTATGACGTCCCCCATACCTGTGGCCCGGATCCCAAGATCTGCTGCCAATTTGATTTCAAACGCCTGCCTGGTGGGCGCATCAACTGCCCTTGGAAGGTGCCACCCCGGGCCATTACAGAGGCCAATGTGGCAGAGAG GGCGGCCCTGCTCCTGGACCAATACCGGAAGAAGTCCCGGCTGTTCCGAAGCAACGTCCTCCTCGTGCCTCTTGGAGATGACTTCCGATATGACAAGCCCCAGGAGTGGGATGCCCAGTTCTTCAACTACCAGCGGCTCTTTGACTTCTTCAACAGCAGGCCTAACCTCCATGTACAG GCCCAGTTTGGCACACTTTCTGACTATTTTGATGCCCTGTACAAGAGGACAGGGGTGGAGCCAGGGGCCCGGCCTCCAGGGTTTCCTGTGCTGAGCGGGGATTTCTTCTCCTATGCGGACCGGGAGGATCATTACTGGACAGGCTATTACACTTCCCGGCCCTTCTACAAGAGCTTAGACCGAGTCCTGGAAGCCCACCTgcg GGGGGCAGAGGTTCTGTACAGCCTGGCTGCAGCTCATGCCCGCCACTCTGGCCTGGCTGGCCGGTACCCGCTGTCTGACTTCACCCTCCTGACGGAAGCTCGGCGCACACTGGGGCTCTTCCAGCATCACGACGCCATCGCTGGCACCGCCAAGGAGGCCGTGGTGGTGGACTACGGGGTCAG GCTTCTGCGCTCCCTTGTCAACCTGAAGCAGGTCATCATTCATGCAGCTCACTATCTGGTGCTGGGGGACAAGGAGACCTACCACTTTGACCCTGAGGCGCCCTTCCTCCAGGTG GATGACACTCGCTTAAGTCACGATGCCCTGCCAGAGCGCACGGTGATCCAACTGGATTCCTCGCCCAG GTTTGTGGTGCTATTCAACCCGCTGGAACAGGAGCGGTTCAGCATGGTGTCCCTGCTGGTCAACTCGCCCCGTGTGCGCGTCCTTTCGGAGGAGGGTCAGCCCCTGGCCGTGCAGATCAGCGCGCACTGGAGCTCTGCCACCGAGGTGGTCCCTGATGTCTACCAG GTGTCTGTGCCTGTCCGCCTGCCAGCCCTGGGCCTGGGCGTGCTGCAGCTACAGCTGGGCCTGGATGGGCACCGCACGCTGCCCTCCTCTGTGCGTGTCTACCTGCACGGCCGGCAGCTGTCTGTCAGCAGGCACGAAGCATTCCCTCTCCGCGTCATTGACTCTGGCAGCAGTGACTTCGCCCTCAGCAACCGCTACATGCAggtctggttctcaggccttacTGGGCTCCTCAAG AGCATCCGAAGGGTGGATGAGGAGCAGGAGCAGCAGGTGGACATGGAATTCCTAGTCTATGGCACCCGTACGTCCAAAGACAAGAGTGGAGCCTACCTCTTCCTGCCCGATGGGGAGGCCAAG CCCTATGTCCCCAAGGAGCCCCCTGTGCTGCATGTCACTGAAGGCCCTTTCTTCTCAGAGGTGGTTGCGTACTACGAGCATGTTCACCAGGTGGTCCGGCTTTACAATCTGCCAG GGGTGGAGGGGCTGTCTCTGGACATATCATCCCTGGTGGACATCCGGGACTACGTCAACAAGGAGCTGGCCCTGCGCATCCATACAGACATCGACAGCCAGGGTATCTTCTTCACAGACCTCAATGGCTTTCAG GTGCAGCCCCGACGGTATCTGAAGAAGCTCCCGCTCCAGGCCAACTTCTATCCCATGCCAGTCATGGCCTATATTCAGGATGCACATAAGCGCCTCACACTGCACACTGCCCAGGCCCTGGGTGTCTCTAGCCTCAAAGATG GCCAGCTGGAGGTGATCTTGGACCGGCGGCTAATGCAGGATGACAACAGGGGCCTAGGCCAAGGGCTGAAGGACAACAAGAGAACTTGCAACCGTTTCCGCCTCCTGCTAGAGCGGCGAACCGTGGGCAGCGAG GTCCAAGATAGCCACTCTACCAGCTACCCATCCCTCCTCAGCCACCTGACCTCCATGTACCTGAACACCGAGGCGCTTGCTCTGCCTGTAGCTAGGACGCAGCTCCCAGGCCCTGGTCTGCGCTCATTTCATCCTCTGGCTTCCTCACTACCTTGTGACTTCCACCTGCTCAACCTACGTACGCTGCAGGCTGAG
- the MAN2A2 gene encoding alpha-mannosidase 2x isoform X2 — translation MKLRKQVTVCGAAIFCVAVFSLYLMLDRVQHDPTRHQNGGNFPRSQISVLQNRIEQLEQLLEENHEIISHIKDSVLELTANAEGPPAMLPYYTVNGSWVVPPEPRPSFFSVSPQDCQFALGGRGQKPELQMLTVSEELPFDNVDGGVWRQGFDISYDPHDWDAEDLQVFVVPHSHNDPGWIKTFDKYYTEQTQHILNSMVSKLQEDPRRRFLWAEVSFFAKWWDNISAQKRAAVRRLVGNGQLEIATGGWVMPDEANSHYFALIDQLIEGHQWLERNLGATPRSGWAVDPFGYSSTMPYLLRRANLTSMLIQRVHYAIKKHFAATHSLEFMWRQTWDSDSSTDIFCHMMPFYSYDVPHTCGPDPKICCQFDFKRLPGGRINCPWKVPPRAITEANVAERAALLLDQYRKKSRLFRSNVLLVPLGDDFRYDKPQEWDAQFFNYQRLFDFFNSRPNLHVQAQFGTLSDYFDALYKRTGVEPGARPPGFPVLSGDFFSYADREDHYWTGYYTSRPFYKSLDRVLEAHLRGAEVLYSLAAAHARHSGLAGRYPLSDFTLLTEARRTLGLFQHHDAIAGTAKEAVVVDYGVRLLRSLVNLKQVIIHAAHYLVLGDKETYHFDPEAPFLQDDTRLSHDALPERTVIQLDSSPRFVVLFNPLEQERFSMVSLLVNSPRVRVLSEEGQPLAVQISAHWSSATEVVPDVYQVSVPVRLPALGLGVLQLQLGLDGHRTLPSSVRVYLHGRQLSVSRHEAFPLRVIDSGSSDFALSNRYMQVWFSGLTGLLKSIRRVDEEQEQQVDMEFLVYGTRTSKDKSGAYLFLPDGEAKPYVPKEPPVLHVTEGPFFSEVVAYYEHVHQVVRLYNLPGVEGLSLDISSLVDIRDYVNKELALRIHTDIDSQGIFFTDLNGFQVQPRRYLKKLPLQANFYPMPVMAYIQDAHKRLTLHTAQALGVSSLKDGQLEVILDRRLMQDDNRGLGQGLKDNKRTCNRFRLLLERRTVGSEPDFFSKLAAMFRGLIFHSSRSGNREVQDSHSTSYPSLLSHLTSMYLNTEALALPVARTQLPGPGLRSFHPLASSLPCDFHLLNLRTLQAEEDTLPSAEMALILHRKGFDCGLEAKNLGFNCTTSQGKVALGSLFHGLDVVFLQPTSLTLLYPLASPSNSTDVYLEPMEIATFRLRLG, via the exons ATGAAGCTGAGAAAGCAGGTGACGGTGTGTGGAGCTGCTATCTTCTGTGTGGCAGTCTTCTCGCTCTACCTCATGCTAGACCGAGTGCAGCATGATCCCACTCGACACCAGAATGGTGGGAACTTCCCCCGG AGCCAAATTTCTGTGCTGCAGAACCGCATTGAGCAGCTGGAGCAGCTTTTGGAGGAGAACCATGAAATTATCAGCCATATCAAGGACTCCGTGCTGGAGCTGACAGCCAATGCAGAGGGCCCGCCTGCCATGCTGCCCTACTACACGGTCAATGGCTCCTGGGTGGTGCCACCGGAGCCCCGGCCCAGCTTCTTCTCTGTCTCCCCCCAGGACTGCCAGTTTGCTTTAGGGGGCCGGGGCCAGAAGCCAGAGCTGCAG ATGCTCACTGTGTCGGAGGAGTTGCCGTTTGACAATGTGGATGGTGGCGTGTGGAGGCAAGGTTTTGACATCTCCTATGACCCGCACGACTGGGATGCTGAAGACCTGCAGGTGTTTGTGGTGCCCCACTCTCACAATGACCCAG GCTGGATCAAGACCTTTGACAAGTACTACACAGAGCAGACCCAACACATCCTCAATAGCATGGTGTCTAAGCTGCAGGAGGACCCCCGGCGGCGCTTCCTCTGGGCAGAGGTCTCCTTCTTCGCCAAGTGGTGGGACAACATCAGTGCCCAAAAGAGAGCGGCAGTCCGAAG GCTGGTGGGAAACGGGCAGCTGGAGATTGCGACAGGAGGCTGGGTGATGCCAGATGAGGCCAACTCCCACTACTTTGCATTGATTGACCAGCTCATTGAAGGACACCAGTGGCTGGAGAGAAATCTTG GTGCAACCCCCCGCTCTGGCTGGGCAGTGGACCCCTTTGGATACAGCTCCACCATGCCTTACCTGCTGCGCCGTGCCAACCTCACCAGCATGCTGATTCAGAGAGTGCACTATGCCATCAAGAAGCACTTTGCTGCCACCCACAGCCTAGAGTTCATGTGGAGGCAGACATGGG ACTCGGACTCCAGCACAGACATCTTCTGTCACATGATGCCCTTCTACAGCTATGACGTCCCCCATACCTGTGGCCCGGATCCCAAGATCTGCTGCCAATTTGATTTCAAACGCCTGCCTGGTGGGCGCATCAACTGCCCTTGGAAGGTGCCACCCCGGGCCATTACAGAGGCCAATGTGGCAGAGAG GGCGGCCCTGCTCCTGGACCAATACCGGAAGAAGTCCCGGCTGTTCCGAAGCAACGTCCTCCTCGTGCCTCTTGGAGATGACTTCCGATATGACAAGCCCCAGGAGTGGGATGCCCAGTTCTTCAACTACCAGCGGCTCTTTGACTTCTTCAACAGCAGGCCTAACCTCCATGTACAG GCCCAGTTTGGCACACTTTCTGACTATTTTGATGCCCTGTACAAGAGGACAGGGGTGGAGCCAGGGGCCCGGCCTCCAGGGTTTCCTGTGCTGAGCGGGGATTTCTTCTCCTATGCGGACCGGGAGGATCATTACTGGACAGGCTATTACACTTCCCGGCCCTTCTACAAGAGCTTAGACCGAGTCCTGGAAGCCCACCTgcg GGGGGCAGAGGTTCTGTACAGCCTGGCTGCAGCTCATGCCCGCCACTCTGGCCTGGCTGGCCGGTACCCGCTGTCTGACTTCACCCTCCTGACGGAAGCTCGGCGCACACTGGGGCTCTTCCAGCATCACGACGCCATCGCTGGCACCGCCAAGGAGGCCGTGGTGGTGGACTACGGGGTCAG GCTTCTGCGCTCCCTTGTCAACCTGAAGCAGGTCATCATTCATGCAGCTCACTATCTGGTGCTGGGGGACAAGGAGACCTACCACTTTGACCCTGAGGCGCCCTTCCTCCAG GATGACACTCGCTTAAGTCACGATGCCCTGCCAGAGCGCACGGTGATCCAACTGGATTCCTCGCCCAG GTTTGTGGTGCTATTCAACCCGCTGGAACAGGAGCGGTTCAGCATGGTGTCCCTGCTGGTCAACTCGCCCCGTGTGCGCGTCCTTTCGGAGGAGGGTCAGCCCCTGGCCGTGCAGATCAGCGCGCACTGGAGCTCTGCCACCGAGGTGGTCCCTGATGTCTACCAG GTGTCTGTGCCTGTCCGCCTGCCAGCCCTGGGCCTGGGCGTGCTGCAGCTACAGCTGGGCCTGGATGGGCACCGCACGCTGCCCTCCTCTGTGCGTGTCTACCTGCACGGCCGGCAGCTGTCTGTCAGCAGGCACGAAGCATTCCCTCTCCGCGTCATTGACTCTGGCAGCAGTGACTTCGCCCTCAGCAACCGCTACATGCAggtctggttctcaggccttacTGGGCTCCTCAAG AGCATCCGAAGGGTGGATGAGGAGCAGGAGCAGCAGGTGGACATGGAATTCCTAGTCTATGGCACCCGTACGTCCAAAGACAAGAGTGGAGCCTACCTCTTCCTGCCCGATGGGGAGGCCAAG CCCTATGTCCCCAAGGAGCCCCCTGTGCTGCATGTCACTGAAGGCCCTTTCTTCTCAGAGGTGGTTGCGTACTACGAGCATGTTCACCAGGTGGTCCGGCTTTACAATCTGCCAG GGGTGGAGGGGCTGTCTCTGGACATATCATCCCTGGTGGACATCCGGGACTACGTCAACAAGGAGCTGGCCCTGCGCATCCATACAGACATCGACAGCCAGGGTATCTTCTTCACAGACCTCAATGGCTTTCAG GTGCAGCCCCGACGGTATCTGAAGAAGCTCCCGCTCCAGGCCAACTTCTATCCCATGCCAGTCATGGCCTATATTCAGGATGCACATAAGCGCCTCACACTGCACACTGCCCAGGCCCTGGGTGTCTCTAGCCTCAAAGATG GCCAGCTGGAGGTGATCTTGGACCGGCGGCTAATGCAGGATGACAACAGGGGCCTAGGCCAAGGGCTGAAGGACAACAAGAGAACTTGCAACCGTTTCCGCCTCCTGCTAGAGCGGCGAACCGTGGGCAGCGAG CCTGACTTTTTCTCCAAACTGGCAGCCATGTTTAGGGGCTTGATCTTTCACAGCAGCAGGAGCGGTAACCGAGAG GTCCAAGATAGCCACTCTACCAGCTACCCATCCCTCCTCAGCCACCTGACCTCCATGTACCTGAACACCGAGGCGCTTGCTCTGCCTGTAGCTAGGACGCAGCTCCCAGGCCCTGGTCTGCGCTCATTTCATCCTCTGGCTTCCTCACTACCTTGTGACTTCCACCTGCTCAACCTACGTACGCTGCAGGCTGAG
- the MAN2A2 gene encoding alpha-mannosidase 2x isoform X1, giving the protein MKLRKQVTVCGAAIFCVAVFSLYLMLDRVQHDPTRHQNGGNFPRSQISVLQNRIEQLEQLLEENHEIISHIKDSVLELTANAEGPPAMLPYYTVNGSWVVPPEPRPSFFSVSPQDCQFALGGRGQKPELQMLTVSEELPFDNVDGGVWRQGFDISYDPHDWDAEDLQVFVVPHSHNDPGWIKTFDKYYTEQTQHILNSMVSKLQEDPRRRFLWAEVSFFAKWWDNISAQKRAAVRRLVGNGQLEIATGGWVMPDEANSHYFALIDQLIEGHQWLERNLGATPRSGWAVDPFGYSSTMPYLLRRANLTSMLIQRVHYAIKKHFAATHSLEFMWRQTWDSDSSTDIFCHMMPFYSYDVPHTCGPDPKICCQFDFKRLPGGRINCPWKVPPRAITEANVAERAALLLDQYRKKSRLFRSNVLLVPLGDDFRYDKPQEWDAQFFNYQRLFDFFNSRPNLHVQAQFGTLSDYFDALYKRTGVEPGARPPGFPVLSGDFFSYADREDHYWTGYYTSRPFYKSLDRVLEAHLRGAEVLYSLAAAHARHSGLAGRYPLSDFTLLTEARRTLGLFQHHDAIAGTAKEAVVVDYGVRLLRSLVNLKQVIIHAAHYLVLGDKETYHFDPEAPFLQVDDTRLSHDALPERTVIQLDSSPRFVVLFNPLEQERFSMVSLLVNSPRVRVLSEEGQPLAVQISAHWSSATEVVPDVYQVSVPVRLPALGLGVLQLQLGLDGHRTLPSSVRVYLHGRQLSVSRHEAFPLRVIDSGSSDFALSNRYMQVWFSGLTGLLKSIRRVDEEQEQQVDMEFLVYGTRTSKDKSGAYLFLPDGEAKPYVPKEPPVLHVTEGPFFSEVVAYYEHVHQVVRLYNLPGVEGLSLDISSLVDIRDYVNKELALRIHTDIDSQGIFFTDLNGFQVQPRRYLKKLPLQANFYPMPVMAYIQDAHKRLTLHTAQALGVSSLKDGQLEVILDRRLMQDDNRGLGQGLKDNKRTCNRFRLLLERRTVGSEPDFFSKLAAMFRGLIFHSSRSGNREVQDSHSTSYPSLLSHLTSMYLNTEALALPVARTQLPGPGLRSFHPLASSLPCDFHLLNLRTLQAEEDTLPSAEMALILHRKGFDCGLEAKNLGFNCTTSQGKVALGSLFHGLDVVFLQPTSLTLLYPLASPSNSTDVYLEPMEIATFRLRLG; this is encoded by the exons ATGAAGCTGAGAAAGCAGGTGACGGTGTGTGGAGCTGCTATCTTCTGTGTGGCAGTCTTCTCGCTCTACCTCATGCTAGACCGAGTGCAGCATGATCCCACTCGACACCAGAATGGTGGGAACTTCCCCCGG AGCCAAATTTCTGTGCTGCAGAACCGCATTGAGCAGCTGGAGCAGCTTTTGGAGGAGAACCATGAAATTATCAGCCATATCAAGGACTCCGTGCTGGAGCTGACAGCCAATGCAGAGGGCCCGCCTGCCATGCTGCCCTACTACACGGTCAATGGCTCCTGGGTGGTGCCACCGGAGCCCCGGCCCAGCTTCTTCTCTGTCTCCCCCCAGGACTGCCAGTTTGCTTTAGGGGGCCGGGGCCAGAAGCCAGAGCTGCAG ATGCTCACTGTGTCGGAGGAGTTGCCGTTTGACAATGTGGATGGTGGCGTGTGGAGGCAAGGTTTTGACATCTCCTATGACCCGCACGACTGGGATGCTGAAGACCTGCAGGTGTTTGTGGTGCCCCACTCTCACAATGACCCAG GCTGGATCAAGACCTTTGACAAGTACTACACAGAGCAGACCCAACACATCCTCAATAGCATGGTGTCTAAGCTGCAGGAGGACCCCCGGCGGCGCTTCCTCTGGGCAGAGGTCTCCTTCTTCGCCAAGTGGTGGGACAACATCAGTGCCCAAAAGAGAGCGGCAGTCCGAAG GCTGGTGGGAAACGGGCAGCTGGAGATTGCGACAGGAGGCTGGGTGATGCCAGATGAGGCCAACTCCCACTACTTTGCATTGATTGACCAGCTCATTGAAGGACACCAGTGGCTGGAGAGAAATCTTG GTGCAACCCCCCGCTCTGGCTGGGCAGTGGACCCCTTTGGATACAGCTCCACCATGCCTTACCTGCTGCGCCGTGCCAACCTCACCAGCATGCTGATTCAGAGAGTGCACTATGCCATCAAGAAGCACTTTGCTGCCACCCACAGCCTAGAGTTCATGTGGAGGCAGACATGGG ACTCGGACTCCAGCACAGACATCTTCTGTCACATGATGCCCTTCTACAGCTATGACGTCCCCCATACCTGTGGCCCGGATCCCAAGATCTGCTGCCAATTTGATTTCAAACGCCTGCCTGGTGGGCGCATCAACTGCCCTTGGAAGGTGCCACCCCGGGCCATTACAGAGGCCAATGTGGCAGAGAG GGCGGCCCTGCTCCTGGACCAATACCGGAAGAAGTCCCGGCTGTTCCGAAGCAACGTCCTCCTCGTGCCTCTTGGAGATGACTTCCGATATGACAAGCCCCAGGAGTGGGATGCCCAGTTCTTCAACTACCAGCGGCTCTTTGACTTCTTCAACAGCAGGCCTAACCTCCATGTACAG GCCCAGTTTGGCACACTTTCTGACTATTTTGATGCCCTGTACAAGAGGACAGGGGTGGAGCCAGGGGCCCGGCCTCCAGGGTTTCCTGTGCTGAGCGGGGATTTCTTCTCCTATGCGGACCGGGAGGATCATTACTGGACAGGCTATTACACTTCCCGGCCCTTCTACAAGAGCTTAGACCGAGTCCTGGAAGCCCACCTgcg GGGGGCAGAGGTTCTGTACAGCCTGGCTGCAGCTCATGCCCGCCACTCTGGCCTGGCTGGCCGGTACCCGCTGTCTGACTTCACCCTCCTGACGGAAGCTCGGCGCACACTGGGGCTCTTCCAGCATCACGACGCCATCGCTGGCACCGCCAAGGAGGCCGTGGTGGTGGACTACGGGGTCAG GCTTCTGCGCTCCCTTGTCAACCTGAAGCAGGTCATCATTCATGCAGCTCACTATCTGGTGCTGGGGGACAAGGAGACCTACCACTTTGACCCTGAGGCGCCCTTCCTCCAGGTG GATGACACTCGCTTAAGTCACGATGCCCTGCCAGAGCGCACGGTGATCCAACTGGATTCCTCGCCCAG GTTTGTGGTGCTATTCAACCCGCTGGAACAGGAGCGGTTCAGCATGGTGTCCCTGCTGGTCAACTCGCCCCGTGTGCGCGTCCTTTCGGAGGAGGGTCAGCCCCTGGCCGTGCAGATCAGCGCGCACTGGAGCTCTGCCACCGAGGTGGTCCCTGATGTCTACCAG GTGTCTGTGCCTGTCCGCCTGCCAGCCCTGGGCCTGGGCGTGCTGCAGCTACAGCTGGGCCTGGATGGGCACCGCACGCTGCCCTCCTCTGTGCGTGTCTACCTGCACGGCCGGCAGCTGTCTGTCAGCAGGCACGAAGCATTCCCTCTCCGCGTCATTGACTCTGGCAGCAGTGACTTCGCCCTCAGCAACCGCTACATGCAggtctggttctcaggccttacTGGGCTCCTCAAG AGCATCCGAAGGGTGGATGAGGAGCAGGAGCAGCAGGTGGACATGGAATTCCTAGTCTATGGCACCCGTACGTCCAAAGACAAGAGTGGAGCCTACCTCTTCCTGCCCGATGGGGAGGCCAAG CCCTATGTCCCCAAGGAGCCCCCTGTGCTGCATGTCACTGAAGGCCCTTTCTTCTCAGAGGTGGTTGCGTACTACGAGCATGTTCACCAGGTGGTCCGGCTTTACAATCTGCCAG GGGTGGAGGGGCTGTCTCTGGACATATCATCCCTGGTGGACATCCGGGACTACGTCAACAAGGAGCTGGCCCTGCGCATCCATACAGACATCGACAGCCAGGGTATCTTCTTCACAGACCTCAATGGCTTTCAG GTGCAGCCCCGACGGTATCTGAAGAAGCTCCCGCTCCAGGCCAACTTCTATCCCATGCCAGTCATGGCCTATATTCAGGATGCACATAAGCGCCTCACACTGCACACTGCCCAGGCCCTGGGTGTCTCTAGCCTCAAAGATG GCCAGCTGGAGGTGATCTTGGACCGGCGGCTAATGCAGGATGACAACAGGGGCCTAGGCCAAGGGCTGAAGGACAACAAGAGAACTTGCAACCGTTTCCGCCTCCTGCTAGAGCGGCGAACCGTGGGCAGCGAG CCTGACTTTTTCTCCAAACTGGCAGCCATGTTTAGGGGCTTGATCTTTCACAGCAGCAGGAGCGGTAACCGAGAG GTCCAAGATAGCCACTCTACCAGCTACCCATCCCTCCTCAGCCACCTGACCTCCATGTACCTGAACACCGAGGCGCTTGCTCTGCCTGTAGCTAGGACGCAGCTCCCAGGCCCTGGTCTGCGCTCATTTCATCCTCTGGCTTCCTCACTACCTTGTGACTTCCACCTGCTCAACCTACGTACGCTGCAGGCTGAG